In Natronoarchaeum philippinense, a single window of DNA contains:
- a CDS encoding segregation/condensation protein A has product MTDDDIPLDIAGHGDRDRDGDAETGGAGLPGTLGDGADASASSDADATASRDVAAASSEDDDEEVEPVELLVGLAEDGEIDPWDIDVVTVTDKYLDRLDEADLRTSGRALFYASVLLRMKGDGLLSEQSDEPPEPEPWEQPFVDDGGDGGDAPAGPDPVAGLEAEMERRLDRKSVRGKPETLDELVRELRDAERDSRWKESREYDTSGSPQGFRRGTQTLDYHSGDDFRADDEPTEDEVTGNAHEEDIETVIEDVNRVLREQYDAGRREVLYAEIDDAGGSRVETYLALLFLANRDHVRLEQDELFGDLWIQDPSAVEAEEPAIAD; this is encoded by the coding sequence ATGACTGACGACGACATCCCGCTGGACATCGCCGGCCACGGGGACCGCGACCGAGATGGCGACGCCGAGACCGGCGGGGCCGGACTTCCCGGCACTCTTGGCGACGGCGCCGACGCGTCCGCCTCGTCAGATGCCGACGCGACAGCGTCGCGCGATGTCGCTGCGGCGTCGAGCGAAGACGACGACGAGGAGGTCGAACCCGTCGAGTTGCTGGTCGGACTCGCGGAGGACGGCGAGATCGACCCGTGGGACATCGACGTCGTGACGGTGACCGACAAGTATCTCGACCGGCTCGACGAGGCCGACCTGCGAACGTCGGGACGGGCGCTGTTCTACGCGAGCGTACTCCTGCGGATGAAAGGCGACGGCCTGCTCTCGGAGCAGTCCGACGAGCCACCGGAGCCAGAGCCGTGGGAACAGCCCTTCGTCGACGACGGCGGGGACGGCGGCGATGCCCCCGCCGGCCCCGATCCCGTCGCCGGGCTCGAAGCCGAGATGGAGCGCCGACTCGACCGCAAGAGCGTCCGGGGCAAGCCCGAGACGCTCGACGAACTCGTCCGCGAGCTCCGGGACGCCGAGCGCGATTCCCGGTGGAAAGAGTCCCGCGAGTACGACACGTCCGGTTCGCCACAGGGGTTCCGACGCGGCACCCAGACGCTGGATTACCACTCCGGCGACGACTTCCGGGCCGACGACGAGCCGACCGAGGACGAGGTCACGGGCAACGCCCACGAGGAAGACATCGAGACAGTCATCGAGGACGTCAATCGCGTCCTGCGCGAGCAGTACGACGCCGGCCGCCGAGAGGTGCTGTACGCCGAAATCGACGACGCCGGCGGCTCGCGGGTCGAGACGTATCTCGCGCTGCTCTTTTTGGCCAACCGCGACCACGTCCGTCTCGAACAGGACGAGCTGTTCGGCGACCTCTGGATACAGGACCCGAGTGCCGTCGAAGCCGAAGAGCCGGCGATCGCTGACTGA